In Clostridium sp., one DNA window encodes the following:
- a CDS encoding methyl-accepting chemotaxis protein — MNKNGDLHADSLKKSFFKSYLIFFALIVFSIIVISAIAFFSSKSALTKLGETALNNKVQMGLAMMESLENQVDAGKISRNDAQELFRTKMLNAKGKDGKTRNLNSKLEMNVQAYMYAIDKNGKEMMHPFKEGENISNIKDGSGNSVVKLIIDEGNNPKNNGIIHFQWKNPGEKSTRAKMDAVAYFQPWGWYVNVGCYESDFYKPVYKILRFIIIVSLVLMAASMFFIMSIMKKKIEPLQNIVQSMEWVSKGNMQVKVDVKNSDEMGYIGNIFNRMTLNIRDILVKIKQITEVLDHKVEAINSSSDIASQNSNNVKEAMDQISSAINNSAKDMQESFNSIKFLSENIDEVRNSSVAMKDEAASATSLNSRIVEVLADLEDKSSQSIASSKDINDKIEKLLGKSNEISGIVNVIENISNEINLLSLNASIESARAGEAGRGFSVVSEQIKKLSNDTSDSVSKIRSLIDDLISTINTSADSVKESGTVAESQIATINETKNTLNKVSSFIQKIPEIIKKNVDKIDDVHKNADVVTSSMDLVVSATEEISASSEEINASTSEVSQNVGHIRNLSDELRDFSNELNSKLSHFKL; from the coding sequence ATGAACAAAAATGGTGATTTACATGCTGACAGCCTTAAGAAAAGCTTTTTTAAATCATATCTGATTTTTTTTGCACTGATAGTCTTTTCAATTATTGTTATATCTGCAATAGCATTTTTTAGTTCCAAAAGTGCCCTCACAAAGTTAGGAGAAACAGCTCTCAACAATAAGGTACAGATGGGACTGGCTATGATGGAGAGCCTGGAAAATCAGGTTGATGCCGGTAAAATCAGCAGAAATGATGCACAGGAACTTTTTAGAACAAAGATGCTGAATGCAAAAGGCAAGGATGGTAAGACAAGAAATTTGAACTCAAAATTGGAAATGAATGTACAGGCATACATGTATGCCATTGATAAAAACGGGAAGGAAATGATGCACCCTTTTAAAGAAGGTGAAAATATTTCAAATATTAAGGATGGAAGTGGTAACAGCGTTGTAAAACTAATAATTGATGAAGGAAATAATCCTAAAAACAATGGTATAATACATTTTCAATGGAAAAACCCGGGAGAAAAATCTACAAGAGCAAAAATGGATGCCGTAGCTTATTTTCAGCCCTGGGGCTGGTATGTAAATGTAGGATGTTATGAATCGGATTTTTATAAGCCCGTTTATAAAATATTAAGGTTTATAATTATAGTTTCATTGGTTTTGATGGCTGCTTCCATGTTTTTTATAATGAGTATTATGAAGAAAAAAATAGAACCATTACAAAATATAGTACAATCCATGGAATGGGTATCTAAAGGAAACATGCAGGTTAAGGTGGATGTAAAAAACAGTGATGAAATGGGGTATATAGGAAATATATTTAATAGGATGACTCTAAATATCAGAGATATACTTGTGAAAATAAAGCAGATAACTGAAGTGCTGGATCATAAAGTTGAAGCTATAAATTCATCTTCAGATATTGCATCCCAAAATTCAAATAATGTAAAAGAGGCAATGGATCAAATATCTTCTGCTATAAATAATTCTGCTAAGGATATGCAGGAAAGTTTTAATAGTATTAAATTTTTATCAGAAAATATAGATGAAGTTAGAAATAGTAGTGTTGCTATGAAAGATGAGGCAGCATCTGCCACAAGCTTGAATTCAAGAATTGTAGAGGTACTTGCCGACCTGGAAGATAAAAGTTCACAGAGCATAGCTTCATCAAAGGATATAAATGATAAAATTGAGAAACTGCTTGGCAAGTCAAATGAAATATCCGGTATAGTAAATGTTATAGAAAATATATCAAATGAAATAAATTTATTGTCTTTAAATGCATCAATAGAATCAGCAAGGGCAGGAGAAGCCGGCAGAGGCTTTTCAGTAGTGTCCGAGCAGATTAAAAAATTGTCAAACGATACGTCGGACTCTGTTAGTAAAATACGCAGTCTTATTGACGATCTTATTTCTACAATAAATACCTCAGCAGATAGTGTGAAGGAATCCGGAACTGTTGCCGAATCTCAGATAGCGACTATAAATGAGACGAAAAATACTTTAAATAAAGTGTCATCTTTTATACAAAAAATACCTGAAATAATTAAGAAGAATGTGGATAAAATAGATGATGTTCACAAAAATGCGGATGTTGTAACCTCATCTATGGATTTGGTAGTTTCTGCAACTGAAGAAATATCCGCATCTTCTGAAGAAATAAATGCATCGACTTCAGAAGTAAGCCAGAATGTTGGGCATATAAGAAATCTTTCTGATGAATTGAGGGATTTTTCAAATGAATTGAACTCGAAGTTGTCCCATTTTAAATTGTAG
- a CDS encoding bifunctional cystathionine gamma-lyase/homocysteine desulfhydrase, translated as MNIESLLIHGGIDGDKNTGAVSVPIYQTSTYKQKGLGENEGYEYSRTGNPTREAVEKLIADIENGHAGFAFSSGMAAISAVLMLFKSGDKIIISDNVYGGTYRVLDKIFKNFNLEFELVDTSNIEAVENSITEDVKAIYIETPTNPLMTITDIKKISELAKKKNILTIVDNTFMTPYLQRPIELGADIVIHSATKYLGGHSDLVAGLAVVNSQELAERLHFIQNSTGGILNPFDSWLLIRGIKTLSVRMDRHEQNAEYISELLSKNPSIEKIYYPGLENHIGHGIQKVQASGYGAIISFVLKNDVNINTFFKSLKLITFGESLGGVESLVCHPATMTHAAIPSEIRQKVGIVDNLVRLSVGIESKEDLIKDLNNAIEVSK; from the coding sequence ATGAATATTGAATCTTTATTAATACACGGTGGAATAGATGGGGATAAAAATACTGGTGCAGTTAGTGTGCCTATATATCAAACCTCAACGTACAAGCAAAAGGGATTAGGTGAAAACGAAGGGTATGAGTATTCAAGAACTGGGAATCCAACTAGAGAAGCTGTTGAAAAACTTATAGCCGATATTGAAAATGGACATGCAGGATTTGCTTTTTCTTCCGGCATGGCCGCCATATCGGCGGTATTGATGTTATTTAAAAGTGGAGACAAAATAATTATATCTGACAACGTCTATGGTGGAACTTACAGGGTACTGGACAAGATATTTAAAAATTTTAATCTGGAATTCGAACTTGTAGATACAAGTAATATCGAGGCTGTTGAGAACAGCATTACAGAAGATGTCAAGGCAATTTATATCGAGACACCGACCAATCCTCTCATGACAATAACAGATATAAAAAAGATATCGGAACTTGCAAAGAAAAAAAATATATTGACAATTGTAGATAATACTTTTATGACACCATATCTTCAAAGGCCCATAGAACTTGGGGCGGATATAGTAATTCACAGTGCAACTAAATATCTTGGAGGGCACAGTGATCTAGTTGCTGGACTTGCTGTAGTGAATAGTCAGGAACTGGCGGAAAGACTCCACTTTATACAGAATTCTACAGGTGGAATATTAAACCCTTTTGACAGCTGGCTTTTAATAAGGGGTATAAAGACATTATCGGTCAGAATGGACAGACATGAACAAAATGCAGAATATATATCTGAGCTGTTGAGCAAGAATCCATCTATTGAAAAGATATATTACCCTGGACTTGAAAATCATATAGGTCATGGTATTCAGAAAGTTCAGGCCAGTGGATATGGAGCAATAATTTCATTTGTGCTGAAGAATGATGTGAATATAAACACATTTTTTAAGAGCTTGAAATTGATAACCTTTGGTGAGAGTCTCGGGGGAGTTGAATCCTTGGTATGTCATCCTGCCACAATGACACATGCAGCCATACCTTCTGAAATAAGGCAAAAAGTTGGAATCGTGGATAATCTAGTTAGATTATCAGTTGGGATAGAAAGCAAAGAAGATCTTATAAAAGATTTAAATAATGCAATAGAAGTATCGAAATAA
- a CDS encoding DUF4367 domain-containing protein has translation MKDNIKFFRDIVNSSLKDIHMTDELKQETLSRCKKQNKMRIRPAYVAGICAAFMAFATTGYSYLFPDKIDKKYSLNISATERQLENLGNLIKNSIINPSLNNTALKDDKYAYNNKENTQNADKASKDLKDTKHTTDINDKSSADTKINDILNPVNNVPSAKDKTENKIAPKDIQSEIVSTDSEGKKQADGDVSSNQASLEKNTSEENNNVQKNTSASISSVSPHLMNMNSVENSFGHKVAKPSHIPDGFKLVNINIPDNDNEKFVKMNYAYKDQHFTILQDRNINFNNNVGEKLYINGAQAYSSWVENCSELRVALNKNNIQYVIQGNISKETLVSIMESMD, from the coding sequence ATGAAGGATAATATAAAATTTTTTAGAGATATAGTTAATTCATCTTTGAAAGATATACATATGACAGATGAACTAAAACAAGAAACTTTAAGTAGATGTAAAAAGCAAAACAAAATGAGAATACGACCTGCTTATGTTGCCGGTATATGTGCTGCATTTATGGCTTTTGCCACTACAGGCTATAGCTATCTTTTTCCTGATAAAATAGATAAAAAATACAGTTTGAATATATCTGCCACAGAAAGGCAACTGGAAAACCTGGGGAATTTAATAAAGAATTCAATTATCAATCCGTCTTTGAATAATACTGCTTTAAAGGATGACAAGTATGCTTATAATAATAAAGAGAATACGCAAAATGCTGATAAAGCATCTAAAGACTTAAAAGATACTAAACATACTACTGATATAAATGACAAATCAAGTGCAGACACAAAAATTAATGATATATTGAATCCAGTAAATAACGTTCCTTCTGCAAAAGACAAAACAGAAAATAAGATAGCACCGAAGGATATTCAATCTGAGATTGTATCTACTGATTCTGAAGGCAAAAAACAAGCGGATGGAGATGTTTCTTCCAATCAGGCTTCTCTTGAAAAGAATACTTCTGAAGAGAACAATAACGTACAGAAAAACACTTCTGCTTCCATTTCATCAGTTTCTCCTCACCTTATGAATATGAATTCTGTTGAGAACAGCTTTGGTCATAAGGTTGCTAAACCATCTCATATACCTGATGGATTCAAGCTTGTAAATATAAATATACCTGATAATGACAATGAAAAATTTGTAAAAATGAATTATGCCTACAAAGATCAGCACTTTACTATACTGCAGGACAGGAATATCAATTTTAACAATAATGTTGGTGAAAAATTATATATAAATGGTGCTCAAGCCTATTCCTCCTGGGTTGAAAATTGCAGTGAATTAAGAGTGG
- a CDS encoding class I SAM-dependent methyltransferase, translating to MNSVGYFDSIADKWNVIREEYFEDKLKYIALSQFDIKDKICADLGCGTGFISQALSIDAKLVFSIDNSRNMLRQLHNETLEKGIKNIYPIKGSISDLPLFDESIDAVFINMALHHVVDAEKAVREMYRVLKKDGVFVICDVEEHNGEWARTEMHDEWLGFSHSLIRGWAEKAGFSDVQVKSTGLKCKGYSSKGECTEPGIFMARGIRKEK from the coding sequence ATGAATTCTGTAGGATATTTTGATTCAATTGCAGATAAGTGGAATGTAATAAGAGAGGAGTATTTTGAAGATAAATTAAAGTATATAGCACTTTCGCAATTTGATATAAAAGATAAGATCTGTGCAGATCTAGGGTGCGGAACAGGTTTTATATCTCAGGCACTCTCTATAGATGCAAAGCTGGTATTTTCTATCGATAATTCAAGAAACATGTTGAGGCAGCTTCATAATGAGACTCTGGAAAAAGGTATTAAAAATATATATCCTATAAAAGGAAGCATATCGGATTTGCCTCTCTTTGATGAATCAATTGATGCTGTTTTTATAAATATGGCACTGCATCATGTAGTAGATGCAGAGAAGGCCGTAAGGGAAATGTACAGAGTACTCAAAAAAGATGGAGTATTTGTAATATGTGATGTTGAAGAACACAATGGGGAATGGGCAAGAACTGAAATGCATGATGAGTGGTTGGGATTCTCTCATTCACTTATAAGAGGATGGGCAGAAAAAGCTGGATTTTCAGATGTGCAGGTAAAGAGTACAGGACTCAAATGCAAAGGATATTCAAGTAAAGGTGAGTGCACAGAACCAGGAATATTTATGGCAAGAGGCATACGAAAGGAGAAATAA
- a CDS encoding sigma-70 family RNA polymerase sigma factor, protein MDNELERLMNSYGNDVLRTAFVYLKDRHLAEDVFQEVFIKVYKNFHKFNGQSSEKTWILAITINTCRDVLRSSWIKRVLRFQDPEYGVLNIRENSIDIDSKAIKNIEYEDLLKKVMDLPKKYKEVILLYYYNELSTPEISQTLKIPEGTVRSRLYRARDLLKYNIGGTIEYEG, encoded by the coding sequence TTGGACAACGAATTGGAAAGATTGATGAATTCCTATGGTAATGATGTACTCCGAACAGCCTTCGTATATCTCAAGGATAGGCACTTAGCCGAAGATGTATTTCAGGAAGTATTTATAAAAGTCTACAAAAACTTTCACAAATTTAATGGACAAAGTAGTGAAAAAACCTGGATACTGGCTATAACCATAAATACCTGCAGGGATGTCCTCAGAAGTTCATGGATTAAACGGGTGCTGAGATTTCAGGACCCAGAATACGGAGTGCTGAATATAAGAGAAAATTCCATTGATATAGATAGTAAGGCAATTAAAAATATAGAATATGAGGATTTGTTAAAAAAGGTTATGGATTTACCTAAGAAATATAAGGAAGTTATACTTTTATATTATTATAATGAATTATCTACACCAGAGATAAGCCAGACTTTAAAAATACCGGAGGGAACTGTGAGAAGTAGACTTTACAGGGCAAGGGATTTATTAAAATATAATATAGGTGGTACTATTGAATATGAAGGATAA